In Amphiura filiformis chromosome 2, Afil_fr2py, whole genome shotgun sequence, one DNA window encodes the following:
- the LOC140171300 gene encoding ryncolin-1-like: protein MRVAALLCLMLAFICEGQQQLNINFCNIRCSHPHCSNPCQNGGSCTDGTGSFTCACATGYTGDTCDTIEPRDCFDIQQAGFDTSGVYTIYPASQGPIEVYCDMVTDGGGWLVFQRRKDGTVNFFRDWNSYKQGFGDRDSEFWLGNDSIFAITNQGTYELRVDMEANNGNSAYALYSEFLIGDENANYKLTVDGYDGTAGDSLGTQDQYQFSTKDEDNDGSDSRDCAVIRTGAWWYKKCGHSNLNGVYGDNRRYKGIFWMTFRGNEESLKRTEMKIRPVTTS, encoded by the exons ATGCGGGTTGCTGCGTTGCTTTGCCTTATGTTGGCTTTCATCTGTGAGGGCCAGCAGCAGCTAA atatcaaTTTTTGCAACATAAGATGTTCTCATCCACACTGTTctaacccatgtcaaaatggaggctcTTGTACAGATGGAACAGGTTCTTTTACCTGTGCATGTGCTACTGGATACACTGGAGACACATGTGACACAA TTGAACCTCGAGACTGCTTCGATATTCAACAAGCCGGTTTCGATACGAGTGGTGTATACACTATTTACCCAGCATCCCAAGGACCAATTGAAGTTTACTGTGACATGGTGACTGATGGCGGTGGATGGCTG GTTTTTCAACGTCGAAAGGATGGTACCGTGAACTTTTTCCGCGACTGGAATTCATACAAGCAAGGATTCGGAGACAGAGACTCAGAGTTTTGGCTCGGAAATGATAGCATATTTGCAATAACAAACCAAGGCACCTACGAGCTGCGTGTAGACATGGAAGCCAATAACGGAAATAGCGCCTATGCTCTTTACAGCGAATTCCTTATCGGAGATGAGAACGCCAATTACAAGCTGACTGTTGATGGGTATGATGGAACTGCAG GTGATTCCTTAGGTACGCAAGATcaataccaattttcaacaaaagatGAAGACAATGATGGCAGTGACAGTAGAGATTGTGCTGTCATCCGTACCGGTGCTTGGTGGTACAAAAAGTGCGGTCATTCTAACCTCAACGGAGTCTACGGAGACAATAGAAGGTATAAAGGTATATTTTGGATGACATTTAGAGGTAACGAGGAATCCCTGAAACGCACGGAGATGAAGATCCGACCAGTAACAACATCTTAA